The sequence CTATGAGGAAGGAAACAGGTGTAAAGGCCTTAGACGTTGCTAAGAGATTGCTCGACTTTGGACTGCATGCACCGACGATTTACTTCCCACTCATAGTGCATGAAGCATTGATGATCGAGCCAACAGAAACTGTCAGCAAAGAGGAATTAGATGCATATGTTAAAGCACTCAAGAAGATCAGCGAGGAAGCATATACAAACCCAGAAATCGTCAAGAGTGCTCCACACAACACGGCAATTAGAAGAGTTGACGATGTGCTCGCAGCTAAAAAGCCAGTTATAACGTGGAGAATGTACAAAGAGCTTAAGGAAAAAGGGGAAGTTGACTACTGAGTTTCCTTTTTTCTTCTCCTTTTCCAAAAACAATATAAACCCTCTTTAGCTCTCTTCTTTGGGGGTTCTATGGAAGTTGAAAAGCTAATCAAAAAAGCCGAAGAGCTCAGTCAAAAGTATGGAATACCTTACTACGAGGTGAGAATAGCCAGAATAAGTGCAACCCATATTGAAATGCAGAATTCTCACTTTGAGGACATCTCTTCAAACATGGAAATTGGGATTGGTGTTAGAGCTTTTGACGGTTCCTGGGGTTTCTCATCGGCAAATGACATTAGAAGGGCAGAAAGAGCAATTGAAACTGCAATGAAAATTGCAAAAGCCACAAAGGGGAACTCGAAAATCTATGTCGGAGACCCGGTTAAGGATGATGCGGAAATAAGTGTTAAGAAGCCATTTTCTGATGTGGATTTGGAAGAAAAAATAACCCTTCTAAAGGAGCTGGATTCTCTATTGGTGGAAAAAGAGCTACCCAACAGAAGGATAGCCTACGGAGATGGAGTGAAAGAGCAGTTCTACTTTAACTCCGTGGGAAGTGAAATCAGAACAGTAGTTCCCAAAATACGTTTGAGCTTCTCTGTCACTGCAAAAAAAGGCAATGACATGCAGACCTACTGGAAGGTCTTTGGAGGAACTGTGGGGTGGGAAATGATAGAAGGGATAGACTTCGAGTACTGGACGTCTTTTGTCAAAAATAAAGCCAAAGAACTTCTAAACGCATCCCTACCCCCCTCGGGAGAGTTTGACGTAATAGTTGACCCCGAGCTTGCTGGAGTTTTCATTCACGAAGCCCTTGGGCATGCAGCGGAGGGAGATGCCGTTAAAAACGGGGAAAGCATACTGGAAGGAAAACTTGGGAAAGAGATAGCCGTTGAGGAGCTCACCGTTGTAGACGATCCCACTTTGCCAGGAAAATTTGGCTCATACATC comes from Thermococcus alcaliphilus and encodes:
- a CDS encoding TldD/PmbA family protein; the encoded protein is MEVEKLIKKAEELSQKYGIPYYEVRIARISATHIEMQNSHFEDISSNMEIGIGVRAFDGSWGFSSANDIRRAERAIETAMKIAKATKGNSKIYVGDPVKDDAEISVKKPFSDVDLEEKITLLKELDSLLVEKELPNRRIAYGDGVKEQFYFNSVGSEIRTVVPKIRLSFSVTAKKGNDMQTYWKVFGGTVGWEMIEGIDFEYWTSFVKNKAKELLNASLPPSGEFDVIVDPELAGVFIHEALGHAAEGDAVKNGESILEGKLGKEIAVEELTVVDDPTLPGKFGSYIYDDEGIKARKVEIIKDGVLKEYLLDRETATFFGLEPNGHGRAQSYNYQPLVRMSNTYIEPRDWSFEEMVEEVKNGLYLIGDKGGQVDIANGTFMFGAKEGYIIENGEIKTPIRDVALSGKILDVLKNIRAIGRDLKIEFPGYCGKGQWVSVDDGGPHVLTRALVGGFL